The genomic interval CCGCGCGAGCGCGCAGATGATGTTCCGCGCCCACCGCTCGTGGACCTCGAGGTACTCGCCGTCGTCGACGACCTCCTCGATCACCTTCGCCATGTCGTACGGGCGGTTCCCCTCCACGGGGACGAGATCGAGGAGCGTGTCGCCGCGACGGTCCACCGGGTCGCCGCAGGGCACGCGGGGCGGGTTCTCCCGGTTGTTCCGCGGGAGCAGGGAGAGGAGGTAGCGGACCTCGGCGAGGCAGGTCTCCTCGTCGTCGTAGGCGAAGTGGCACACGCCGGACGTCTCGGCGTGCACGTCCGCGCCGCCCAGGCCGTTCTGCGTGATCTCCTCACCGGTCACCGCCTTGACCACGTCGGGTCCGGTGATGAACATCTGCGAGGTCTCACGGACCATGAACACGAAGTCCGTCAGGGCGGGGCTGTAGGCCGCACCGCCCGCGCACGGGCCCAGCATCACACTGATCTGCGGGATGACACCCGAGGCCTTGGTGTTGCGCTGGAAGATCCCGCCGTACCCCGCGAGCGCGGACACGCCCTCCTGGATCCGGGCGCCCGCACCGTCGTTGAGCGACACCAGCGGCGCACCGGCCGCGATGGCCATGTCCATGATCTTGTGGATCTTCGTGGCGTGCGCCTCGCCCAGCGCACCGCCGAAGATCCGGAAGTCATGGGCGTAGACGAAGACCGTCCGCCCCTCCACCGTCCCCCAGCCGGTGACCACACCGTCGGTGTACGGCTTCTTCTCCTCCAGACCGAAGCCGGTCGCCCGGTGCCGGCGCAACTGCTCCACCTCACGGAACGACCCCGCGTCCAGCAGCAGTTCGATGCGCTCCCGCGCGGTCAGCTTCCCCTTGGCGTGCTGCGCCCGGGTCGCCTTCTCGCTCGGGCCGGCCAGTGCCTGGGCACGGATCTCGTGCAGTTCGGCCACGCGTCCGCGCGCGTCGGTCGGCTCGCCCGGCGCCTCATCCAAAACGGTCATGTAGTGACCTTACGAAGCCCGCCGCTGATTGCGAGCCGTCGACTCCTCACAGTGTCCGGGGTGTTTTCCTGGTAGCAGTGAACAGAACCAGGGGCCGTGCAGGCGTTCCGACTGCTCAGAGGCCCTCGTGCTTGTCGGGGTCGCACAAACGGCTTCGGCTGAGAGTCGCCTCACACATATGGGTCGCGCATGCCTCCCCCGGAGTGACGCGCAGCCGCAGCCGGGGTCCGGTGGCCAGAATCTCCACGGTGTCCGGGGCGTCGACCACCTCCCGTACGGGGTGATCCCATTCGATCTCCACCGGTTCGCCCGTTCGGGTCGGGTCGCTCACGCAGAGCCTAGCGGTACGCCCCCGGCGGCGGAGCAGCACGGCGGCCGGGCGGGAGACGGTGAGCCCTCCCGCGCTTCCTGGACGCCAGAAGGCGGCGGCGGTGAGACCCGGCGCGGGGACGTCGACGGCCTGCCGTGAGGCGTCGTTGGCCAGGACGCGCAGCCATCCCCGGCCGGAGGCGCGGCGGGCCACTTCGCCGCGGGCGGCGCCCGGCAGGAGCACGTAGGCGTAGCGGGTGCCGGCCGGGTCGGTGCCGTGGTCCAGCCAGAGGGTCTGCCAGCGGCGGGTACGGCGTTCGGGCAGGCCGTCGGCGTTGATGTCGGACCAGGCTCCGGTGCGGTCCTCGCGCAGGGTGTGCAGTTCGCCGTCGAGGACGATCCAGCCGCCGTGTCCCTCCAGGTGCGCCCAGCCGGGGCCGCGGGTGAGGACGGCCGTGCCGGCTTCCCCCAGATTGCGGTTGTCGACGACCGTCTCGACGGGCACGCCGTCGGCGCCGGTGATGCCGGCGCCCAGGCAGACGACGACGTCCGCGAGGAAGAACCACGCCTTGCGGGCCTCCAGGGTGGAGCCGAGGCCCTTGAGGTGCTGGCCCACGACCGCGTACGTGCCGTCGGTGGCGCCGCCGACCCAGCGGACGTCCGGCACGGGTTCGCCCCACTCGCCGCCCGCGCCGTCCGGCAGCCGCTTGGTGGAGACCGTGGTGCCGGGGAGGCGGTACGGGTCGACGGTGGGCCAGAACCAGTCCGTGTACTGGTCGCCGTGGCCGGCCGCCCACCAGGACACCATTCCGGCGCCGGTGTGCCAGCCGCGCGGGTTCTCGCCGTTGCCGCACTCGTAGTGGGCGATGCGGTCGCTCGCCATGGCGACGCACGCGGTGAAGCGGGGACGGCGGTGGACGGCGCGGTCCATGGCGGCGAAGAGGCGGTGCCCGACGGGTGCGGGCGCGGGGGCCGTGGGTCCTTCGGCGATCGCCCGCAGCCGGGCCAGGTCGGCCACGTCGAACTGGGGGGCGGTCAGCAGGTCGCAGACGGTGTCGCGCGCGATCCAGCCCTTCACCAGCGCGTGCCACCGCTCGCGCCGCGCGCGGTCCGCCCCCTCGGCGAGCAGAGCGACCGACGCGGTCAGCAGGCCGCCGTGGTAGTGGTCGGAGCGCATGACGTGCTCGTCGTCGCCGGTGAGGCGGCCCCGGCTGACGGCGCGGCCGTTGACGGCGTCCATGACGAGTCCGTCGTGGATCAGTGGAGCGAAGGCGTGTTCGACGCTGTCGAGGACGTGCCGCCGGGCCGGGTCGGTGATCTCCCAGGGCGACCCGGCGAGCAGCGCGAACAGCCGCCCCAGCCCGTCGAGCAGCACCTGCCCGTACGTCCCCGAGTAGGCGACCCGGGCGTGCTGCACGAACGAGCCGTCGGCGTACAGGCCGTCCCCCTCGGTGACGTGCCGGAAGACCGGGGAG from Streptomyces sp. DH-12 carries:
- a CDS encoding polysaccharide lyase 8 family protein, whose translation is MTRRPPTGDPYDTLRRRWAGLALGAGYDPAAEPYASRLAETGERARAFRAATDPAPGRLWPDLPFDPPSGVTATCARLWTMTRAWAQPGTGLTGDPGLAEDVLRGLDHLTATVWRPGVTPYGNWWEWRIGTPRLLTDLLAVLHERAGPGRTAAVCAAVDHFVPGSALTAYTGGSTGANRVDLCRVVALRGVLGRDPERIALARDALSPVFRHVTEGDGLYADGSFVQHARVAYSGTYGQVLLDGLGRLFALLAGSPWEITDPARRHVLDSVEHAFAPLIHDGLVMDAVNGRAVSRGRLTGDDEHVMRSDHYHGGLLTASVALLAEGADRARRERWHALVKGWIARDTVCDLLTAPQFDVADLARLRAIAEGPTAPAPAPVGHRLFAAMDRAVHRRPRFTACVAMASDRIAHYECGNGENPRGWHTGAGMVSWWAAGHGDQYTDWFWPTVDPYRLPGTTVSTKRLPDGAGGEWGEPVPDVRWVGGATDGTYAVVGQHLKGLGSTLEARKAWFFLADVVVCLGAGITGADGVPVETVVDNRNLGEAGTAVLTRGPGWAHLEGHGGWIVLDGELHTLREDRTGAWSDINADGLPERRTRRWQTLWLDHGTDPAGTRYAYVLLPGAARGEVARRASGRGWLRVLANDASRQAVDVPAPGLTAAAFWRPGSAGGLTVSRPAAVLLRRRGRTARLCVSDPTRTGEPVEIEWDHPVREVVDAPDTVEILATGPRLRLRVTPGEACATHMCEATLSRSRLCDPDKHEGL
- a CDS encoding acyl-CoA carboxylase subunit beta, producing the protein MTVLDEAPGEPTDARGRVAELHEIRAQALAGPSEKATRAQHAKGKLTARERIELLLDAGSFREVEQLRRHRATGFGLEEKKPYTDGVVTGWGTVEGRTVFVYAHDFRIFGGALGEAHATKIHKIMDMAIAAGAPLVSLNDGAGARIQEGVSALAGYGGIFQRNTKASGVIPQISVMLGPCAGGAAYSPALTDFVFMVRETSQMFITGPDVVKAVTGEEITQNGLGGADVHAETSGVCHFAYDDEETCLAEVRYLLSLLPRNNRENPPRVPCGDPVDRRGDTLLDLVPVEGNRPYDMAKVIEEVVDDGEYLEVHERWARNIICALARMDGQVVGIVANQPQALAGVLDIEASEKAARFVQMCDAFNIPILTFLDVPGFLPGVDQEHGGIIRHGAKLLYAYCNATVPRISLILRKAYGGAYIVMDSQSIGADLTYAWPTNEIAVMGAEGAANVIFRRQIAEAEDPEAMRARMVKEYRSELMHPYYAAERGLVDDVIDPAETREVLIRSLAMLQTKHADLPSRKHGNPPQ